A region of Bombus huntii isolate Logan2020A chromosome 15, iyBomHunt1.1, whole genome shotgun sequence DNA encodes the following proteins:
- the LOC126874014 gene encoding ATP-dependent helicase brm-like isoform X8, which yields MASPSPQSSPMPPPQTPSPMGPPQQAPSPSNPQGSPMGPPQHHPHSPTQAYQTGPPMPPGGPPMSQPNQQPPSQQQNYPSHPQQMQSAMGSQNQSGPGMPVSQNSNSQQAPSGPMVPGQMGPSGSQGTSHIMQSGPNQMNANGPGQMSAGGPGQMGPGGPGPMGPGGPGQIGPGGPGQMGPGGPGQMGPGGPGQMGPGGPGPMGPGGPGQMGPGGPGQMGPGGPGQMGPGGPGQMGPGGSGPIGASHLGQAAGGPPGGPHMSQAPPQMGPGNGPVPQMGSGGPSNSQMVPGGPGHMSGPPGSSHMNAAGPPGPGHINSSGPPGPGHMNATGPPGTGHMNATGPPGPGHMSSGGPPGPGHMSTNGPPGPGHINTNGPPGSTHMNASGPPGSHLNSGPSIPSHINASGPPGSGHMSASGPGNHLGPGGPGQMPPGGSTTHNLGPGGPNQMGPGGPNQMVPSSQTPMGPSPMGPVGQGGQIGPNAPGQMGHNGPSPMGPNAPGQMGIGSASSQLGMGGPGSQLGPGGPGNQMGPGSGPGGQLGSSLGQMGPGSGPGGQMPPSNGPGGSMGPGSGPGGQMVSSSGPGGQIGPGSNPGGQIGPGSGSGNQIGPGNAPGNPMTPGSGPSGQMGPGSGPNSQMGPGNLSGGQMGPGNNSNSQMGPGNGPSGQIGPGGQMGPNGPGGQMVPGGSGVQIPPGGPANQMGPGGPGNQIGPNGPNNQLSHSGASNQMGPSGQSSSGQIGPGSQGQQIVPGGSAPIGPGAPVNQMSQTGPGGPPGAGQENLNALQKAIDSMEEKGLQEDPRYSQLLALRARQGNIGEKQAFSSQQLQQLRVQIMAYRLLARNQPLSQQLALAVQGGAPPPPGMGQRTPIDPSQGPPTTTGPQISGPNVIGPAVPPRPGCQTPQQQQPPQPGAKTNRVTSVAKPAGLDPLLILQERENRVAARIALRMEQLSNLPTNMPEDLRIQAQIELRMLRVLNFQRQLRSEILACTRKDTTLETAVNVKAYKRTKRQGLREARATEKLEKQQKLEAERKRRQKHQEFLSSVLQHGKDFKEFHRNNVAKLARLNKAVLNYHANAEREQKKEQERIEKERMRRLMAEDEEGYRKLIDQKKDKRLAFLLSQTDEYISNLTEMVKQHKIEQKRKQVEEQKRKKKKKKLQDGEGGEDGNANEDTRVGVIETATGRTLTGEEAPLMSQLSQFLESHPGWEPIESESEDDEDEEEEENEGEEKGENKEKSTGDSEEEKVKKTIHKAKVEDDEYKTEEQTYYSIAHTVHEVVTEQASIMVNGKLKEYQIKGLEWLVSLFNNNLNGILADEMGLGKTIQTIALVTYLMEKKKVNGPFLIIVPLSTLSNWVLEFEKWAPSVVVVSYKGSPAGRRAIQSQMRATKFNVLLTTYEYVIKDKGVLAKLQWKYMIIDEGHRMKNHHCKLTQVLNTHYLAPHRLLLTGTPLQNKLPELWALLNFLLPSIFKSCSTFEQWFNAPFATTGEKVELNEEETILIIRRLHKVLRPFLLRRLKKEVESQLPDKVEYIIKCDMSGLQKVLYKHMQSKGVLLTDGSEKGKQGKGGAKALMNTIVQLRKLCNHPFMFQAIEEKYCEHVGTQGSGVITGPDLYRASGKFELLDRILPKLKATNHRVLLFCQMTQLMTIMEDYLSWRGFMYLRLDGTTKAEDRGDLLKKFNDPGSEYFLFLLSTRAGGLGLNLQAADTVIIFDSDWNPHQDLQAQDRAHRIGQKNEVRVLRLMTVNSVEERILAAARYKLNMDEKVIQAGMFDQKSTGSERQQFLQSILHQDDAEDEEENEVPDDETVNQMIARTEGEFEIFQKLDLERRREEAKLGPNRKSRLLEEAELPDWLVKDDDEVERWTYEEDEDRFLGRGSRQRKEVDYTDSLTEKEWLKAIDDDGAEYEEEEEDDKKKKKTRKRKKKGEEDDEPMPKKRRGTGSSIDPKMKRAMKKLLMVVVNYTDSTDGRLLSEPFMKLPSRRELPDYYEIIKKPLTINKLLQKIEEGKYADFDDLEKDFMQLCKNAQIYNEEASLIHEDSIVLQSVFTNARQRIEEEGNNSDMDDKGEGEEGSDADSTVRMRIKLKGRKGEGRGGRRKRVTKKYISDDDDDGDDN from the exons ATGGCAAGTCCTTCACCACAATCGTCTCCTATGCCTCCACCGCAAACTCCAAGTCCTATGGGTCCTCCTCAGCAGGCACCATCACCTTCTAACCCACAAGGTAGTCCCATGGGACCACCACAGCATCATCCTCATAGTCCAACACAAGCATATCAAACTGGTCCGCCAATGCCACCTGGAGGTCCACCTATGTCTCAACCGAATCAACAACCTCCATCGCAACAGCAAAATTATCCATCACACCCACAACAAATGCAATCCGCTATGGGTTCACAg AATCAGAGTGGACCTGGCATGCCAGTTAGTCAAAATTCTAATTCTCAGCAGGCTCCCAGTGGACCTATGGTACCAGGCCAAATGGGACCAAGTGGATCTCAAGGAACATCTCACATTATGCAATCTGGTCCAAACCAAATGAATGCAAATGGACCAGGACAAATGAGTGCTGGTGGCCCTGGTCAGATGGGACCAGGAGGCCCTGGTCCAATGGGCCCAGGAGGCCCTGGTCAAATAGGCCCAGGAGGTCCTGGTCAAATGGGCCCAGGAGGTCCTGGTCAAATGGGACCAGGAGGCCCTGGTCAAATGGGCCCAGGAGGTCCTGGTCCAATGGGTCCAGGAGGCCCTGGTCAAATGGGCCCAGGAGGCCCTGGTCAAATGGGCCCAGGAGGCCCTGGTCAAATGGGCCCAGGAGGCCCTGGTCAAATGGGCCCAGGAGGTTCAGGACCGATTGGAGCAAGCCATTTGGGCCAAGCTGCTGGAGGGCCACCAGGAGGTCCACATATGAGTCAGGCTCCTCCTCAAATGGGTCCTGGAAATGGACCTGTGCCACAAATGGGTTCTGGAGGACCTTCAAATTCGCAAATGGTACCTGGAGGACCAGGACATATGAGTGGCCCACCAGGATCAAGCCACATGAATGCAGCTGGACCACCAGGACCAGGACATATCAACTCAAGTGGGCCACCAGGACCAGGCCATATGAATGCAACTGGACCCCCTGGAACAGGCCATATGAATGCGACTGGGCCACCAGGACCAGGTCATATGAGTTCAGGTGGTCCGCCTGGACCAGGACATATGAGTACTAATGGACCTCCTGGACCAGGACATATTAATACAAACGGTCCACCAGGTTCAACTCATATGAATGCTAGTGGTCCGCCTGGAAGTCATTTAAATAGCGGACCATCCATACCAAGTCATATAAATGCAAGTGGTCCACCAGGATCTGGACATATGAGTGCTAGCGGACCAGGAAATCATTTAGGCCCTGGAGGGCCAGGTCAAATGCCTCCAGGTGGTTCTACTACACATAACTTGGGGCCAGGAGGACCAAATCAAATGGGTCCTGGAGGTCCAAATCAAATGGTACCTAGTAGTCAAACCCCTATGGGACCTAGTCCCATGGGGCCTGTTGGACAAGGTGGACAAATTGGGCCAAATGCACCTGGCCAAATGGGACATAACGGACCCTCACCAATGGGTCCAAATGCTCCTGGACAGATGGGTATCGGATCTGCCTCATCACAACTGGGAATGGGAGGGCCTGGAAGTCAGTTGGGTCCAGGAGGGCCAGGTAATCAAATGGGTCCGGGTAGTGGACCTGGGGGACAATTAGGAAGTAGTCTTGGACAAATGGGGCCAGGAAGTGGACCTGGAGGACAGATGCCACCAAGCAATGGACCTGGAGGTTCTATGGGCCCTGGAAGTGGTCCTGGTGGACAAATGGTATCAAGTAGTGGACCTGGAGGTCAAATAGGGCCAGGAAGCAATCCTGGAGGGCAAATAGGGCCAGGAAGTGGTAGTGGAAATCAAATAGGACCTGGAAATGCTCCTGGAAACCCGATGACACCAGGAAGCGGACCTAGCGGACAAATGGGTCCAGGAAGTGGACCCAATAGTCAAATGGGACCAGGAAATTTGTCTGGAGGTCAAATGGGCCCAGGAAATAACTCAAATAGTCAAATGGGTCCTGGAAATGGTCCAAGTGGACAGATAGGCCCAGGTGGTCAAATGGGACCCAATGGTCCTGGAGGGCAAATGGTTCCAGGTGGTTCAGGAGTACAAATACCACCAGGTGGTCCTGCAAATCAAATGGGACCTGGTGGCCCTGGTAATCAAATAGGACCAAATGGACCAAACAATCAGCTAAGCCACAGTGGTGCTAGCAATCAAATGGGACCAAGTGGGCAGTCATCTTCTGGCCAAATTGGCCCTGGTTCACAGGGCCAACAAATTGTTCCTGGAGGTTCAGCGCCAATCGGGCCTGGTGCACCTGTGAATCAAATGAGTCAAACTGGACCTGGTGGTCCACCTGGTGCTGGACAAGAAAATTTGAATGCTTTACAGAAAGCTATTGATTCAATGGAAGAAAAGGGACTTCAAGAGGATCCACGTTATTCTCAGCTACTAGCTTTAAGGGCTCGTCAAGGCAACATTGGAGAGAAACAAGCTTTTAGTTCACAACAATTACAACAATTGCG TGTACAGATAATGGCATATCGATTATTAGCAAGAAATCAACCGTTATCGCAACAACTTGCACTTGCAGTTCAAG GTGGAGCACCTCCTCCTCCAGGTATGGGACAACGTACTCCTATAGATCCATCTCAAGGACCTCCTACTACTACAGGTCCACAAATCTCTGGACCAAATGTAATTGGTCCTGCGGTTCCTCCAAGACCAGGTTGCCAAACACCACAACAACAACAACCTCCTCAACCAGGTGCTAAAACTAACAGAGTGACAAGTGTGGCAAAACCAGCTGGTTTAGATCCGCTACTGATTTTGCAGGAACGTGAAAACAG aGTTGCAGCACGCATAGCATTACGAATGGAACAATTGAGCAATTTACCAACTAACATGCCAGAAGATCTCCGTATCCAGGCACAGATTGAGTTACGGATGCTTAGGGTACTGAATTTCCAAAGACAACTGCGATCAGAG ATTTTAGCATGTACTCGAAAAGATACTACCTTAGAAACTGCAGTAAATGTAAAAGCCTACAAGCGTACGAAAAGACAAGGACTTAGGGAAGCCAGAGCTACAGAGAAACTCGAAAAGCAACAAAAATTGGAAGCTGAACGTAAACGAAGGCAAAAACATCAA gAGTTTCTTAGTTCTGTACTTCAACATGGTAAAGATTTCAAagaatttcatcgaaataatGTGGCCAAATTGGCAAGACTCAACAAAGCTGTTTTAAATTATCATGCAAATGCTGAAAGAGAACAGAAGAAAGAACAGGAGCGTATTGAGAAAGAACGTATGAGACGTCTTATGGCGGAAGACGAAGAAGGTTACAGAAAACTGATTGACCAAAAGAAGGATAAACGGTTAGCGTTTCTGTTGTCACAGACAGATGAATATATCAGTAATCTTACTGAAATGGTAAAACAACACAAGATAGAACAAAAAAGGAAGCAAGTGGAAGAACAAAAGCGTAAAAAG aaaaagaagaagttgCAAGATGGCGAAGGAGGCGAAGATGGAAATGCTAATGAAGATACTCGTGTTGGTGTGATTGAAACAGCTACTGGTCGCACATTAACTGGCGAAGAAGCACCGCTAATGAGTCAACTTTCACAATTCTTAGAATCTCATCCAGGATGGGAACCAATTGAATCCGAAAGTGAAGATGATGAAGatgaagaggaagaagaaaatgaaggtgaagaaaaaggggaaaataaagaaaaatctaCTGGCGATTCAGAAGAAGAGAAGGTTAAAAAGACTATACATAAAGCCAAAGTAGAGGATGACGAATACAAAACGGAAGAACAAACGTATTACAGTATTGCACACACTGTGCACGAGGTAGTAACAGAACAGGCATCTATCATGGTCAatggaaaattgaaagaatatcAAATCAAG GGTTTGGAATGGCTGGTGTCATTATTTAACAATAACCTCAATGGTATACTTGCGGATGAAATGGGTCTTGGCAAAACTATTCAAACAATAGCTTTGGTGACTtatcttatggagaaaaaaaaagtaaacgGGCCATTTCTTATAATTGTCCCTTTATC AACTTTGTCGAATTGGGTATTGGAATTTGAGAAATGGGCTCCTAGTGTTGTAGTTGTGTCGTATAAAGGTTCACCAGCTGGCAGAAGAGCCATTCAATCTCAAATGAGAGCCactaaatttaatgttttgcTTACTACTTATGAATATGTTATTAAAGATAAGGGCGTTTTAGCAAAATTGCAGTGGAAATATATGATTATCGACGAAGGACATAGAATGAAAAATCATCACTGTAAACTAACTCAAGTATTAAATACACATTATCTGGCTCCTCATCGGCTTCTACTGACAGGAACACcattgcaaaataaattgcCTGAATTGTGGgcgttattaaattttttacttcCTTCAATCTTTAAATCTTGTAGTACTTTCGAACAATGGTTCAATGCTCCATTCGCAACCACTGGTGAAAAGGTAGAATTaaatgaagaagaaactaTTCTTATTATTCGTCGATtacataaagtattacgtccTTTCTTACTGAGGCGTTTAAAGAAAGAAGTTGAATCACAGTTACCTGATAAAGTTGAATACATAATCAAATGCGATATGTCTGGACTGCAAAAGGTTCTTTATAAACACATGCAGAGTAAGGGTGTATTGCTAACTGATGGCTCGGAAAAGGGAAAACAGGGCAAAGGAGGCGCCAAAGCTCTAATGAACACCATTGTGCAATTGAGAAAATTATGCAATCATCCATTCATGTTCCAAGCTATTGAAGAAAAATACTGCGAACATGTAGGTACGCAAGGATCTGGTGTGATTACTGGTCCCGACCTGTACCGTGCctctggaaaatttgaattgcTGGATCGTATTCTTCCGAAATTGAAAGCGACAAATCACAGAGTACtattattttgtcaaatgACACAGTTAATGACAATTATGGAAGATTACTTAAGTTGGAGAGGATTTATGTATTTGCGATTAGATGGCACTACGAAAGCTGAAGATAGAGGAGACTTACTCAAGAAATTCAACGATCCTGGTTCcgaatatttcttatttttgcTATCGACACGTGCTGGTGGTCTTGGATTAAATTTGCAAGCTGCGGATACCGTTATTATTTTCGATTCTGATTGGAATCCGCATCAGGACTTGCAAGCACAAGATAGAGCACATAGAATTGGACAAAAGAATGAAGTACGCGTACTCAGATTAATGACGGTTAATTCGGTTGAAGAAAGAATATTGGCTGCAGCTAGATACAAATTGAACATGGATGAAAAGGTTATACAAGCAGGAATGTTCGATCAAAAGTCGACTGGTTCTGAACGGCAACAATTCTTACAAAGCATTTTGCATCAAGATGATGCtgaagatgaagaagaaaatgaagtaCCGGACGATGAAACGGTTAATCAAATGATTGCACGAACGGAAGgtgaatttgaaatatttcaaaagttaGATTTAGAACGAAGAAGGGAAGAAGCGAAGCTGGGTCCAAACAGAAAGTCCCGACTATTGGAGGAAGCTGAGTTGCCCGATTGGTTAGTAAAAGATGATGATGAGGTTGAAAGGTGGACGTATGAAGAAGATGAGGATAGATTCCTTGGACGAGGTTCAAGGCAACGGAAGGAAGTCGATTATACTGACAGTTTGACTGAAAAAGAATGGCTGAAAGCAATCGATGACGATGGAGCTGAGtacgaagaggaagaggaagacgataagaagaagaagaagacacGAAAACGGAAGAAGAAAGGCGAGGAGGACGACGAGCCTATGCCAAAGAAGCGAAGAGGAACAGGATCTTCAATTGACCCGAAAATGAAACGAGCTATGAAAAAGTTGCTTATGGTAGTTGTTAATTACACTGATAGTACAGATGGCAGGCTCCTTAGCGAACCATTTATGAAATTACCATCCAGAAGAGAATTGCCGgattattatgaaattattaaaaaaccATTAACTATCAATAAATTACTTCAAAAGATTGAAGAAGGAAag TATGCCGATTTTGACGATCTTGAGAAAGACTTTATGCAGCTGTGTAAAAATGCACAAATTTATAATGAAGAAGCTTCTCTCATACACGAAGATTCCATTGTTTTACAATCTGTATTTACGAATGCGCGTCAACGTATCGAAGAGGAAGGCAATAATTCCGACATGGATGACAAAG GTGAAGGCGAAGAAGGATCGGACGCAGATTCCACTGTTAGAATGAGAATCAAGTTGAAAGGAAGGAAGGGCGAAGGTAGAGGTGGCCGGAGGAAAAGGGTCACTAAAAAGTATATATcggatgacgatgacgatggtGATGATAACTGA